From a single Helicovermis profundi genomic region:
- a CDS encoding ABC transporter permease, with translation MVKNNLENSDIEEIDKSLFEFAKYDSKKAELIGYSNYSYWKSTLNVFTKNKVAVFLLVVVVFLLLFTVVQPYLPNQHSPIKINIDEKTGLQLRNLPPSAEYWFGTNSIGQDLWSRIWSGTRTSLFIGLTVGFIELIIGIFIGSIWGYVRKFDPIITEIYNVITNVPTTIILILIAYIMKPGIITIIVAMSVTRWTNMARFVRNLVIIIRDREYNLASRCLGTPLSRIATKNLLPYLVSVIMLRLALAIPLAIGSEVFLTYIGIGLPVDVPSLGNLINEGRVFMMVPSLRYQLLFPTAVLSIITISFYVMGNAFGDASDPKNHL, from the coding sequence ATGGTTAAAAATAATTTAGAAAATTCTGATATAGAAGAGATTGATAAGTCTTTATTTGAATTTGCCAAGTACGACTCTAAAAAGGCAGAATTAATTGGATATTCAAATTATTCATATTGGAAATCAACTTTGAATGTATTTACGAAAAATAAAGTTGCAGTTTTTTTACTTGTAGTAGTAGTTTTTCTTTTATTATTCACTGTAGTTCAGCCATATCTTCCAAATCAACATTCACCAATAAAAATAAATATAGATGAAAAAACTGGATTACAATTAAGAAATTTACCTCCAAGTGCTGAGTATTGGTTTGGAACTAATTCTATAGGACAAGATTTATGGTCGAGAATATGGAGTGGTACAAGAACATCTTTATTTATTGGCTTGACTGTTGGATTTATTGAACTTATTATAGGTATTTTTATAGGATCCATTTGGGGTTATGTAAGAAAATTTGATCCAATAATTACTGAAATATACAATGTTATTACTAATGTCCCAACAACAATAATATTAATACTTATTGCTTATATAATGAAACCTGGAATTATTACGATTATTGTTGCAATGAGTGTTACTAGGTGGACTAATATGGCAAGATTTGTAAGGAATCTAGTGATCATTATAAGAGATAGAGAGTATAATTTGGCGTCAAGGTGTTTAGGTACACCGCTTAGTCGAATAGCCACTAAAAATTTACTTCCCTACTTAGTGTCTGTAATTATGCTAAGACTTGCTCTTGCAATTCCGCTTGCTATTGGTTCAGAAGTATTCTTAACTTATATTGGAATTGGACTTCCTGTTGATGTACCGTCTCTTGGTAATTTGATTAATGAAGGAAGGGTATTTATGATGGTACCTTCATTAAGATATCAATTGTTATTTCCAACAGCAGTTTTATCAATAATCACAATTTCATTCTATGTTATGGGAAATGCTTTTGGTGATGCGTCAGACCCTAAAAATCATCTTTAA
- a CDS encoding ABC transporter ATP-binding protein — MLENLNKELNKKDKEIILSVSDLVIKFDLRGKDLTAIRKISLDLYKGENLAIVGESGSGKSVFTKSFMGLLDKNGWIDNGSINFDNKNLAKFETEKDWLDVRGGKIAMIFQDPMTALNPLKKIGMQVQEAVELHQKIKGEKAKEITLKLLEDVGIPFPKKRYNQYPHEFSGGMRQRVVIAIAMACKPEVLICDEPTTALDVTIQAQILNLIKDMQKKYSLTVVFITHDLGVVANVADRIAVMYAGDIIEIGKSEEIFYNPQHPYTWALLSSLPQLGEKGEDLYAIDGTPPSLFKEIKGDAFAPRNPRALKIDFIKRPPYFEVSKTHKARTWLLHPDAPKVELPSAIKKLHEHFGGGKSE; from the coding sequence ATGTTAGAAAATTTAAATAAAGAATTAAATAAAAAGGATAAAGAAATAATTCTTTCGGTTTCGGATCTTGTTATTAAATTTGATTTAAGAGGTAAAGATTTAACGGCAATTAGGAAAATTTCTTTAGATTTATATAAAGGTGAAAATTTAGCGATAGTTGGAGAATCGGGATCAGGTAAATCCGTCTTTACAAAATCCTTTATGGGATTATTAGATAAAAATGGTTGGATTGATAATGGAAGTATTAATTTCGATAATAAGAATTTAGCAAAATTTGAAACCGAAAAAGATTGGCTTGACGTTAGAGGAGGAAAAATTGCGATGATTTTTCAGGATCCAATGACTGCCTTAAATCCACTAAAAAAAATTGGTATGCAGGTTCAAGAAGCGGTTGAACTTCATCAAAAAATAAAGGGTGAAAAAGCGAAAGAAATAACTTTAAAACTGCTTGAAGATGTGGGTATTCCATTTCCAAAAAAAAGATATAATCAATATCCGCATGAATTTTCTGGTGGCATGAGACAAAGAGTTGTAATTGCAATAGCAATGGCTTGTAAACCTGAAGTTTTAATATGTGATGAGCCTACAACAGCACTTGATGTTACTATACAAGCTCAAATATTGAATTTAATTAAAGATATGCAAAAAAAATATAGCCTTACTGTAGTATTTATTACACATGATTTGGGTGTAGTTGCTAATGTTGCGGATAGAATTGCGGTAATGTATGCAGGAGATATTATTGAGATTGGAAAATCAGAAGAAATCTTTTATAATCCACAACATCCGTATACATGGGCACTTTTGTCTTCACTACCTCAATTAGGCGAAAAAGGAGAAGATTTATATGCAATTGATGGAACTCCACCAAGTTTGTTTAAAGAAATAAAGGGAGATGCCTTTGCTCCTAGAAATCCAAGAGCATTAAAAATAGATTTTATAAAGAGACCTCCGTATTTTGAAGTATCAAAAACTCATAAGGCAAGGACGTGGCTTTTACATCCAGATGCACCAAAGGTTGAGCTTCCTAGTGCTATAAAAAAGCTTCATGAACATTTTGGAGGTGGAAAAAGTGAATAA